One Paramisgurnus dabryanus chromosome 9, PD_genome_1.1, whole genome shotgun sequence DNA segment encodes these proteins:
- the LOC135769361 gene encoding extracellular calcium-sensing receptor-like, which translates to MFLFLHTVLLFHPLNAIEENTYCKIMGDPKYPLLSKDGDITIGAIFPVHTKETLPSFEFTQKPQPISCSSVSLRDFRLSQIMIFAIEEINRSETLLPNVSVGYRIYDSCASRLSSMSATMAVMNGQDIAAGEKCNGQSPIHAIIGETESATTIIVSRTTGPFKIPVISHSAACECLSNRKYYPSFFRTMSSDYHQGRALALLVKNLGWNWVGAVNSDNEYGNNGMEIFLNSAKEEGICVEYSVKFYRTEPEKLLKVVKTIKRGTAKVIVAFVAFFEMGLLIDQLSIQNITGLQMVGVFGWIASRNLITPNSFRVMGGSLGFALRKIHIEGFSDYVIKAFWETAFPCSKRPRNSSQAELNCSSYQDLLLLRNNNEDVPEQRFSTNVYKAVYAVAYALHSLMKCKGQGVCEKAQTIQPQQVVEALKNVNFTVKFGDRVWFDSTGATVAQFEVVNWQQDSNGSFQFKPVGYYDASLPPDQRFVLNTDNIIWPGGQLKKPRSMCSESCPPGTRKAVQKGRPVCCYDCITCADGEISNETDSNNCQQCPGEYWSNTENTECVLKAVEFLSFTEVMGIVLVFFSLFGVGITVLVAILFYSKKDTPIVKANNSELSFLLLFSLILCFLCSLTFIGRPTEWSCMLRHTAFGITFVLCLSCVLGKTIVVLMAFKATLPGSNVMKWFGPAQQRLSVFAFTLMQVLICVLWLTISPPIPYKNMTYFKEKIILECSLGSTVGFWAVLGYIGLLAVLCFILAFLARTLPDNFNEAKFITFSMLIFCAVWITFIPAYVSSPGKFTVAVEIFAILASSFGLLFCIFTPKCYIILLKPEQNTKQNLMGKSQTKSY; encoded by the exons ATGTTTTTATTTCTACACACGGTCCTGCTTTTTCATCCCCTTAATGCAATAGAAGAAAACACTTATTGCAAAATAATGGGAGACCCTAAATACCCACTTCTTTCCAAGGATGGAGACATAACTATTGGAGCAATTTTTCCAGTACACACTAAAGAAACATTACCTTCATTTGAATTCACACAAAAACCTCAGCCTATATCATGTTCCAG tgtgagtCTAAGAGATTTTCGACTGTCtcaaattatgatttttgcaaTTGAGGAGATTAACAGAAGTGAGACTTTGCTCCCGAATGTTTCTGTTGGCTATAGAATTTATGACAGCTGTGCTTCAAGACTATCTTCTATGAGTGCAACTATGGCAGTGATGAATGGTCAGGACATTGCAGCAGGGGAAAAATGCAATGGACAGTCTCCTATACATGCTATCATAGGGGAAACAGAGTCTGCCACAACAATTATTGTGTCTAGAACCACAGGACCTTTTAAAATTCCAGTG ATAAGTCACTCTGCCGCATGTGAGTGTCTCAGTAATAGAAAATATTACCCCTCTTTCTTCAGGACCATGTCTAGTGATTATCACCAGGGCAGAGCACTTGCACTCTTGGTCAAGAACTTAGGCTGGAATTGGGTTGGAGCTGTGAACAGTGACAATGAGTATGGAAACAATGGAATGGAAATTTTTCTGAACTCAGCCAAGGAGGAGGGGATTTGTGTAGAGTACTCTGTGAAATTCTACCGAACAGAGCCTGAAAAACTCCTAAAAGtggtaaaaacaataaaacgaGGAACAGCAAAAGTGATTGTTGCATTTGTTGCATTTTTCGAGATGGGACTACTAATAGATCAACTGAGTATTCAGAACATTACAGGCCTCCAAATGGTTGGTGTGTTCGGATGGATAGCTTCAAGGAATTTGATAACTCCAAACAGTTTCCGTGTGATGGGAGGGTCACTGGGATTTGCATTGAGAAAAATCCATATTGAAGGTTTTTCAGATTATGTTAttaaagcattctgggaaacagcTTTTCCATGCTCAAAAAGACCTAGGAATTCATCTCAAGCTGAATTAAATTGCAGCAGTTATCAGGATCTACTTTTGCTGAGAAATAACAATGAAGATGTGCCTGAACAAAGATTTTCAACTAATGTCTACAAAGCAGTGTATGCCGTGGCTTATGCATTACACAGTCTAATGAAGTGCAAAGGACAAGGAGTCTGTGAAAAAGCTCAGACAATACAACCACAACAG GTTGTTGAGGCTCTGAAAAACGTAAATTTCACAGTTAAATTTGGCGATCGTGTGTGGTTTGACAGCACTGGTGCTACAGTAGCCCAATTTGAAGTTGTGAACTGGCAGCAGGACTCAAATGGATCATTTCAGTTTAAACCAGTGGGTTACTATGATGCCTCACTGCCCCCTGACCAGCGCTTTGTACTTAACACTGATAATATAATCTGGCCTGGAGGACAGCTGAAG AAGCCAAGATCTATGTGCAGTGAGAGTTGTCCTCCAGGCACTAGGAAGGCTGTACAGAAAGGAAGACCTGTCTGCTGTTATGACTGTATTACATGTGCAGATGGAGAAATCAGTAATGAGACAG ATTCAAATAACTGCCAGCAGTGTCCAGGGGAATACTGGTCTAATACTGAGAACACTGAATGTGTGTTAAAGGCTGTAGAGTTTCTGTCATTCACAGAAGTTATGGGTATAGTGTTAGTCTTTTTCTCTCTGTTTGGAGTAGGAATAACTGTACTGGTGGCCATCCTGTTTTACAGTAAGAAGGACACTCCCATAGTAAAAGCCAACAACTCAGAGCTGAGCTtcctgttgctcttctcattgATTCTGTGTTTTCTCTGTTCACTTACTTTCATTGGTCGCCCCACTGAGTGGTCCTGTATGTTGCGTCACACAGCATTTGGGATCACTTTTGTCCTCTGTCTCTCCTGTGTTCTGGGGAAAACAATAGTGGTGTTAATGGCATTCAAGGCCACACTTCCAGGAAGTAATGTCATGAAATGGTTTGGGCCTGCACAACAGAGACTCAGTGTTTTTGCCTTTACTCTTATGCAAGTTCTTATCTGTGTGCTTTGGCTAACAATATCTCCTCCTATTCCATATAAAAATATGACATATTTTAAGGAGAAGATTATTCTTGAATGCAGTTTGGGTTCTACTGTTGGTTTCTGGGCTGTGTTGGGTTATATTGGTCTACTGGCTGTCTTATGCTTCATTCTGGCTTTTCTGGCTCGGACGTTGCCTGATAACTTCAATGAAGctaaattcattacattcagtATGCTTATATTTTGTGCTGTATGGATCACATTTATTCCAGCTTATGTCAGTTCACCTGGTAAATTTACTGTAGCTGTGGAGATTTTTGCTATTTTAGCATCAAGCTTTGGTTTACTATTCTGCATATTTACACCTAAATGTTACATCATTCTGTTAAAGCCTGAACAAAATACTAAGCAAAATTTGATGGGAAAATCACAAACTAAGTCTTActga
- the LOC135773986 gene encoding extracellular calcium-sensing receptor-like: MPFFLYILLLFPHLNATAENTLCRMMGDPKYAMLSKDGDINIGAIFPVHTKETLPSFEFRKKPQLLSCSSVSVRDFRLAQIMIFAIEEINRNESLLPNVSIGYRIYDSCSSRLSSMSAIMTVMNSQEFAAGERCNRQSPIHAIIGETESSATVILSRTTGPFKIPVISHSSACECLSNRKDYPSFFRTIASDYYQGSALAVLVKNLGWTWVGAVNSDNDYGNSGMDIFLKTAKKEGICVEYSVKFYRTEPEKLQKAIKTMKQGTAKVIVAYVSFIEMGLLIDQLSIQNITGLQMIGVFGWITSTNLITPETFHVMGGSLGLALKKINIEGFLDFVNKSFWETTFPCSHRDGNYSQTKLNCNQYQDLLVLRNYHEDLSEHRYSSNVYKAVYAVAYALHSLLKCTGQEVCEKAQTIQPQQVVNSLKKVNFTVKFGDRVWFDSTGGVVGQYEVVNWQQDSDGSFQFKPVGYYDASLPPDQRFFINTENIIWPGQQLKKPRSVCSESCPPGTRKAVQKGRPVCCYDCITCADGEISNETDSNNCQQCPGEYWSNTENTECVLKAVEFLSFTEVMGIVLVFFSLFGVGITLLVAILFYSKKDTPIVKANNSELSFLLLFSLTLCFLCSLTFIGRPTEWSCMLRHTAFGITFVLCISCVLGKTIVVLMAFKATLPGSNVMKWFGPAQQRLSVFAFTLIQVLICVLWLTISPPFPYKNMKHYKEKIILECSLGSTIGFWAVLGYIGLLALLCFILAFLARTLPDNFNEAKFITFSMFIFCAVWITFIPAYVSSPGKFTVAVEIFAILASSFGLLFCIFAPKCYIILFKPEQNTKQHLMGKTQSKSY; encoded by the exons ATGCCTTTTTTTCTATACATACTCCTGCTCTTCCCTCACCTGAACGCAACAGCAGAAAACACTCTTTGCCGAATGATGGGAGACCCAAAATACGCAATGCTGTCCAAAGATGGAGACATAAATATTGGAGCAATATTTCCAGTCCACACTAAAGAAACATTACCTTCATTTGAGTTTAGAAAAAAACCTCAGCTTTTATCATGCTCTAG tgtgAGTGTAAGAGATTTTCGGCTGGCTCAAATCATGATTTTTGCAATTGAAGAAATTAATAGAAATGAAAGTTTGCTCCCAAATGTTTCTATTGGCTATAGAATCTATGATAGCTgttcatcaagactgtcttctATGAGTGCAATTATGACAGTGATGAATAGTCAAGAGTTTGCAGCAGGAGAAAGATGCAATAGACAGTCTCCTATACATGCTATCATAGGAGAAACAGAGTCTTCTGCCACTGTGATTCTGTCAAGAACCACAGGACCTTTTAAAATTCCAGTG ATAAGTCACTCATCTGCTTGTGAGTGTCTCAGTAATAGGAAAGATTACCCTTCTTTCTTCAGGACTATTGCTAGTGATTATTACCAGGGCAGTGCACTTGCAGTCTTGGTAAAGAACTTAGGTTGGACTTGGGTTGGAGCTGTGAACAGTGACAATGACTATGGAAACAGTGGAATGGATATTTTTCTGAAAACAGCTAAGAAGGAGGGGATTTGTGTAGAGTACTCTGTAAAATTCTACCGAACAGAGCCCGAAAAACTCCAAAAAGCTataaaaacaatgaaacaaggCACAGCAAAAGTGATTGTTGCATATGTTTCATTTATTGAGATGGGATTACTAATTGATCAACTGAGCATTCAGAACATTACAGGCCTCCAAATGATTGGAGTGTTTGGATGGATAACTTCAACGAATTTGATAACTCCTGAAACTTTTCATGTGATGGGAGGGTCACTGGGACTTGCATTAAAAAAGATCAATATTGAAGGGTTTTTGGattttgttaataaatcattttgGGAAACAACCTTTCCATGCTCACATAGAGATGGTAATTATTCtcaaactaaattaaattgCAACCAATACCAAGATCTACTTGTGCTAAGAAATTACCATGAAGATTTGTCTGAACATAGATATTCAAGCAATGTTTACAAAGCAGTATATGCTGTGGCTTATGCACTACACAGTCTGTTAAAGTGCACAGGGCAAGAAGTCTGTGAAAAAGCCCAGACAATACAACCACAGCAG GTGGTTAACTCTCTGAAAAAGGTAAATTTTACTGTAAAGTTTGGTGATCGTGTGTGGTTTGACAGCACTGGTGGTGTAGTAGGCCAATATGAAGTTGTGAATTGGCAGCAGGACTCAGATGGGTCATTTCAGTTTAAACCAGTGGGTTACTATGATGCCTCACTGCCCCCTGACCAGCGCTTTTTCATTAACACTGAAAACATAATCTGGCCTGGACAGCAGCTGAAG AAACCAAGGTCTGTGTGCAGTGAGAGTTGTCCTCCAGGCACTAGGAAGGCTGTACAGAAAGGAAGACCTGTCTGCTGTTATGACTGTATTACATGTGCAGATGGAGAAATCAGTAATGAGACAG ATTCAAATAACTGCCAGCAGTGTCCAGGGGAATACTGGTCTAATACTGAAAACACTGAATGTGTATTAAAGGCTGTAGAGTTTCTCTCATTCACAGAAGTTATGGGTATAGTGTTAGTCTTTTTCTCACTGTTTGGAGTAGGAATAACTTTACTGGTGGCCATCCTGTTTTACAGTAAGAAGGACACTCCCATAGTAAAAGCCAACAACTCGGAGCTGAGCTTCCTGTTGCTCTTTTCATTGActttgtgttttctttgttcactTACTTTCATTGGTCGCCCCACTGAGTGGTCCTGTATGTTGCGTCACACAGCGTTTGGGATCACTTTTGTCCTCTGTATCTCCTGTGTTCTGGGGAAAACAATAGTGGTGTTAATGGCATTCAAGGCCACACTTCCAGGAAGTAATGTCATGAAATGGTTTGGGCCTGCACAACAGAGACTCAGTGTTTTTGCCTTTACACTTATACAAGTTCTaatctgtgtgctttggctAACAATATCTCCTCCCTTCccatataaaaatatgaaacattaTAAGGAGAAGATTATTCTTGAATGCAGTCTGGGTTCTACTATAGGTTTCTGGGCTGTGTTGGGTTATATTGGCCTACTGGCTCTCCTGTGCTTCATTCTGGCTTTTCTGGCCCGGACACTTCCTGATAACTTCAATGAAGCTAAATTCATCACATTCAGTATGTTCATATTCTGTGCTGTATGGATCACATTTATTCCAGCTTATGTCAGTTCACCTGGAAAATTTACTGTAGCTGTGgagatttttgccattttagcATCAAGCTTTGGTTTACTATTCTGCATATTTGCACCTAAATGTTACATCATCCTGTTTAAACCTGAACAAAACACAAAGCAACATTTGATGGGTAAAACCCAATCTAAGTCCTACTGa